A portion of the Streptomyces sp. NBC_00376 genome contains these proteins:
- a CDS encoding immunity 49 family protein, translating into MRIERHQVGGAVVSAAREDFTNRIGGQVRSMSRAGRMATYEWQSIADEFLDYLGALSVEIPDLGTPEAKAALKDASEAAAGAVAYAAYHPHCSFQVFLDYVNFGMSYEPGEDAPEESVTPGEWIDALCLSVLRDKAKWHGEAFYFARRKFAGQAQGTPLGELATGLTAVVLDDTGDDEEYPPSAQAKIAAIDAALDRIRTRAGQTGAPLMDRTDSVALRTLRALAAEDREAFDAALADLLARHATQHGPSASPSSLLPLVPIALAALAYRTLGWVPAARTDYLPHALITGFEAQGPRVAGFGRNRRSDAVAALAAGPLVVERPACERTVAPQVAALYEKHVQEAFTAVDGEPLDVWRLSSVMGDQERLFKWRAEGSGHVTDAQLANLKLASRAGAALFRIALAEPGTETEVTVDGRALRYRAERGEKAGAGNWEKATAFALITGAREDLAPLVLTGPAFAQPDGSAFSAYREALHAYLKGADPEAASQRALQQAEKAKDWGFAMPPTVLLSQLVEGDEESFNLALADALEAHRDYYQVADRADDPDASINLDILALACHARRRGWDIRVESPYLPQSLLRAAEPF; encoded by the coding sequence GTGCGGATAGAGCGTCACCAGGTTGGCGGGGCCGTCGTGTCGGCAGCGCGCGAGGACTTCACCAACCGGATCGGGGGTCAGGTGCGGTCGATGTCGCGGGCCGGCCGGATGGCCACCTACGAATGGCAGTCAATCGCCGACGAGTTCCTCGACTACCTGGGTGCCCTCTCCGTCGAGATACCCGACCTCGGCACCCCGGAAGCCAAGGCCGCCCTCAAGGACGCCTCCGAAGCCGCCGCCGGCGCCGTCGCCTACGCCGCATACCACCCGCACTGCAGCTTCCAGGTCTTCCTGGACTACGTGAACTTCGGCATGAGCTACGAACCGGGCGAGGATGCTCCCGAGGAGAGCGTCACGCCCGGGGAGTGGATCGACGCGCTCTGCCTGTCGGTCCTCAGGGACAAAGCGAAATGGCACGGCGAGGCCTTCTACTTCGCCCGGAGGAAGTTCGCCGGGCAGGCACAGGGAACGCCCCTCGGCGAGCTCGCCACAGGATTGACGGCCGTGGTTCTGGACGACACCGGCGACGACGAGGAGTACCCGCCGAGCGCGCAGGCCAAGATCGCCGCCATCGACGCGGCCCTGGACCGCATCCGTACCCGCGCCGGGCAGACCGGTGCGCCCCTCATGGACCGGACGGACAGCGTGGCGCTGCGCACGCTGCGCGCCCTGGCCGCCGAGGACCGGGAGGCCTTCGATGCCGCGCTGGCCGACCTCCTGGCCCGGCACGCCACCCAGCACGGTCCCTCGGCCTCCCCGAGTTCTCTCCTACCGCTTGTCCCCATCGCCCTCGCCGCGCTCGCCTACCGGACACTGGGCTGGGTTCCGGCTGCCCGCACCGATTACCTCCCGCACGCTCTGATCACCGGCTTCGAGGCCCAAGGCCCGCGGGTCGCGGGGTTCGGCCGGAACCGGCGGTCGGACGCGGTCGCCGCGCTCGCCGCGGGCCCGCTGGTGGTGGAACGGCCGGCCTGCGAGCGGACAGTAGCCCCGCAGGTGGCGGCCCTGTACGAGAAGCACGTCCAGGAGGCGTTCACCGCGGTCGACGGAGAGCCCCTCGACGTCTGGCGGCTCAGCAGCGTCATGGGTGACCAGGAGCGACTTTTCAAGTGGCGCGCGGAAGGCTCCGGCCATGTGACGGACGCCCAGCTCGCGAACCTCAAGCTGGCCTCCCGGGCGGGTGCGGCGCTGTTCCGCATCGCCCTCGCGGAGCCGGGCACCGAGACCGAGGTGACCGTCGACGGCCGCGCACTGCGCTACCGGGCCGAGCGCGGCGAGAAGGCCGGCGCCGGCAACTGGGAGAAGGCCACTGCTTTCGCCCTCATCACCGGCGCACGCGAGGACCTCGCTCCGCTGGTCCTCACCGGTCCCGCCTTCGCACAACCGGACGGCTCCGCCTTCAGCGCGTACCGCGAAGCCCTCCATGCCTACCTGAAGGGTGCCGATCCCGAAGCGGCCTCGCAGCGGGCGTTGCAACAGGCCGAGAAGGCCAAGGACTGGGGCTTCGCCATGCCGCCGACCGTGCTGCTGTCGCAGCTCGTGGAGGGCGACGAGGAGAGCTTCAACCTGGCCCTGGCCGACGCGCTCGAAGCCCACCGCGACTACTACCAGGTCGCCGACCGCGCCGACGATCCGGACGCCTCCATCAACCTCGACATCCTCGCCCTGGCCTGCCACGCTCGCCGTCGCGGCTGGGACATCCGCGTCGAGTCCCCCTACCTTCCGCAGAGCCTCCTCCGGGCCGCAGAACCTTTCTAG
- a CDS encoding class I SAM-dependent DNA methyltransferase codes for MTSSELWTRATADRYDTEEIEMSSAAVLGPTLAFLAELAGDGRALEFAIGTGRVGVPLRERGVPVVGIELSEHMAAVLRRKIDEDTLPVTVGDMTSTVVPGEFTLVYLVYNTITNLLTQDEQVECFRNAARHLKPGGRFVIELGVPPLRFLPPGQVAVPFDVSEHHLGFDTFDLVEQILVSHHFTREGDDGRYRRDNSRHRYAWPAELDLMARIAGLELERRVADWDGAPFTQDSAKHISVWRKPA; via the coding sequence GTGACAAGCAGTGAGCTGTGGACCCGTGCGACCGCCGACCGCTACGACACTGAAGAGATCGAGATGTCCTCGGCCGCCGTTCTAGGACCGACTCTCGCCTTCCTCGCTGAGCTCGCCGGAGACGGCCGGGCCCTGGAGTTCGCCATCGGAACCGGACGGGTGGGCGTCCCACTCCGGGAACGTGGTGTGCCGGTAGTGGGCATCGAACTGTCTGAGCACATGGCAGCGGTGCTGCGGCGCAAGATCGACGAGGACACGCTCCCGGTAACTGTCGGGGACATGACTTCCACCGTCGTCCCCGGCGAGTTCACCCTGGTCTATCTCGTCTACAACACCATCACGAACCTGCTGACTCAGGACGAGCAGGTCGAGTGCTTCCGCAACGCCGCACGCCATCTGAAGCCCGGCGGCCGATTCGTCATCGAGCTGGGTGTACCGCCGCTGCGGTTCCTGCCGCCTGGCCAGGTCGCGGTGCCGTTCGACGTCTCCGAGCATCATCTCGGCTTCGATACCTTCGACCTGGTCGAGCAGATTCTCGTCTCGCACCACTTCACCCGCGAAGGCGACGACGGCCGCTACCGCCGTGACAACTCCCGGCACCGGTACGCCTGGCCGGCTGAGCTCGATCTGATGGCACGGATCGCCGGGTTGGAGCTGGAACGTCGCGTCGCGGACTGGGACGGGGCGCCGTTCACCCAGGACTCCGCGAAGCACATCTCCGTGTGGCGCAAGCCAGCCTGA
- a CDS encoding threonine ammonia-lyase, with amino-acid sequence MHETRLDTARIRAARRVIDPIFRDTPLYRCEALEPGLGCTVSIKLETANPVRSFKARGTEVVASLLADNGSPAVVCASAGNLGQALAWSGRGRGLDVTVVASRFATVAKLDRIRALDARLELVDGDHETARERAAAIARYDGIRLLEDSLDIETCEGAATIGLELVDTAPSFDTVLIALGGGALATGVGHVVKALASEVEVICVQPLGAPAMTHSWHQGRVVTTDSTNTIADGVAGRRPIPAVLDDLLLVADDAVLVQEASITAGMRALLDHAGLVVEPSAALGIAAILEDRERFVGRHVVTIVCGSNVDVDSYHRWVGVDPIRRS; translated from the coding sequence GTGCATGAGACGCGCCTCGACACTGCTCGGATCCGGGCGGCTCGCCGGGTAATCGATCCGATATTTCGCGACACTCCGCTGTACCGCTGCGAGGCGCTGGAGCCCGGCCTCGGATGCACGGTGAGCATCAAGCTCGAAACGGCGAACCCGGTCCGCAGCTTCAAGGCCCGCGGCACCGAGGTAGTCGCGAGCCTGCTCGCCGACAACGGCTCGCCGGCCGTGGTGTGCGCCAGCGCGGGCAACCTTGGCCAGGCCCTTGCCTGGTCCGGTCGCGGCCGGGGGCTCGATGTCACCGTCGTGGCATCCCGCTTTGCAACTGTGGCCAAGCTTGATCGCATCCGCGCGTTGGACGCCAGGCTGGAGCTGGTGGACGGCGATCACGAGACGGCGCGCGAGCGGGCGGCCGCCATCGCACGGTACGACGGCATCCGGCTGCTCGAAGACAGCCTGGACATCGAGACCTGCGAAGGCGCGGCGACCATCGGCCTGGAACTGGTGGACACCGCACCGTCGTTCGACACCGTTCTGATTGCTCTCGGCGGCGGGGCGCTGGCCACCGGCGTGGGCCATGTGGTGAAGGCATTGGCATCCGAAGTCGAGGTGATCTGCGTCCAGCCGCTGGGCGCACCGGCGATGACACACTCGTGGCACCAAGGGCGTGTCGTCACCACCGACTCGACCAACACCATCGCCGACGGCGTAGCCGGCCGGCGCCCCATCCCGGCCGTCCTGGACGACCTCCTCCTGGTCGCTGACGACGCCGTCCTGGTCCAGGAGGCATCGATCACCGCCGGTATGCGGGCGCTCCTCGACCACGCCGGCCTCGTCGTCGAACCGTCGGCCGCGCTCGGCATCGCGGCGATCCTCGAAGACCGTGAACGCTTCGTCGGCCGACACGTAGTCACCATCGTGTGTGGCAGCAACGTCGACGTGGACTCCTACCACCGCTGGGTCGGTGTGGATCCCATCCGCAGGTCTTGA
- a CDS encoding DUF6924 domain-containing protein yields MDEEDYEQLTEFGREFRTIPAGVHEVYANLSIGNLGFEEFAASAHDDPEGIYRPC; encoded by the coding sequence GTGGACGAAGAGGACTACGAGCAACTGACCGAGTTCGGGCGCGAGTTCCGCACCATTCCCGCAGGGGTTCACGAGGTCTACGCGAATCTGAGCATCGGCAACCTGGGCTTCGAGGAGTTCGCGGCATCGGCCCACGACGATCCCGAAGGGATCTACCGGCCCTGCTGA
- a CDS encoding DUF6924 domain-containing protein gives MGTLPVVSRRDEFDALVVRTDYDDDRAWRDLAAALMEPWGDRQYEAQIHFINDPVWAGRTAWTKRTTSN, from the coding sequence ATGGGAACGTTGCCCGTTGTGTCACGCCGCGACGAGTTCGATGCCTTGGTCGTCAGGACCGACTACGACGACGACCGGGCGTGGCGGGATCTGGCGGCGGCGCTGATGGAGCCCTGGGGAGACAGGCAGTACGAGGCGCAGATCCACTTCATCAACGATCCGGTCTGGGCGGGGAGGACTGCGTGGACGAAGAGGACTACGAGCAACTGA
- a CDS encoding histidine phosphatase family protein, protein MGELILIRHGQTAWSLSGQHAGRTDIPLTDAGEAAARSLAPRLARRHLVAVFSSPLSRAMRTAELAGLTGVQPDPDLMEWDYGGYEGLTVVQIQQTAPGWDLWRDGVIPGDAAHPGEELRQVAARTDAVLDRIRPLLDDGDVAVVAHGHLARVLTVRWLGLDASASRLLGHPHPGTLSFLATEGEQPFIAAWNVP, encoded by the coding sequence ATGGGTGAACTGATATTGATCAGGCATGGCCAGACCGCATGGAGCCTGTCGGGCCAACACGCCGGCCGCACCGACATCCCGCTGACTGACGCGGGCGAGGCCGCGGCCAGGTCGCTTGCTCCGAGGCTTGCCCGACGCCATCTGGTCGCCGTGTTCAGTAGCCCGCTGAGCCGCGCCATGCGGACGGCCGAGCTGGCCGGCCTGACAGGCGTCCAGCCCGATCCCGACCTGATGGAGTGGGACTACGGAGGGTATGAGGGACTGACCGTGGTGCAGATCCAGCAGACGGCGCCAGGTTGGGACCTGTGGCGGGACGGCGTGATTCCCGGCGACGCAGCCCATCCTGGCGAGGAGCTCCGGCAGGTGGCCGCGCGCACGGATGCGGTGCTTGACCGGATCCGGCCACTGCTGGACGACGGCGACGTCGCCGTCGTCGCCCACGGTCATCTGGCGCGCGTGCTCACCGTGCGCTGGCTCGGCCTAGACGCGTCCGCCAGCCGGTTGCTCGGCCACCCGCATCCGGGCACGCTCAGCTTCCTGGCCACCGAGGGCGAGCAGCCCTTCATCGCCGCCTGGAACGTTCCGTAG
- a CDS encoding poly(ethylene terephthalate) hydrolase family protein — protein MSGKRRRLTIGGLLAAAVLMVGAAPGVSAGAVGASDAARSPSTVSAAAVGTPSVGTDWGAPGPYAVSVEVGIVHTFYRPQNLGQSGESHPVIIWGNGTGAVPGVYSSLLRHWASQGFIVAAANTPTSNYAISMRLGIDVLEQRNADSSSPYYHKVDLAHIGSAGHSQGGAAAVNAAIDPRVITAVPIQPGPLTDPDLMDEPVFYLAGQQDHIVWPALVKAMYQDSDHVPAVYGEVRGAGHLDSIGDGGDFRAPATAWFRYWLMGDEAAGRMFFGPDCGYCADATLWSGWKRNAAALQLSGPTA, from the coding sequence ATGTCGGGCAAGAGAAGACGGCTTACGATTGGCGGCCTTCTGGCCGCCGCCGTGTTGATGGTAGGTGCGGCGCCCGGGGTGTCCGCAGGCGCCGTCGGGGCGAGTGACGCGGCTCGGTCGCCGTCGACGGTTTCAGCGGCCGCGGTGGGTACCCCGTCCGTCGGCACTGACTGGGGTGCACCGGGGCCGTACGCCGTGAGTGTGGAAGTCGGGATCGTGCACACCTTCTACCGGCCGCAGAATCTGGGGCAGTCCGGAGAATCCCATCCGGTGATCATCTGGGGCAACGGCACAGGCGCGGTGCCCGGCGTGTACAGCTCGCTGCTGCGGCACTGGGCGAGCCAGGGCTTCATCGTGGCTGCCGCCAATACGCCGACCTCCAACTACGCAATCAGCATGCGCCTTGGCATCGACGTGCTGGAGCAACGCAACGCAGACAGCTCAAGTCCCTACTACCACAAGGTGGATCTGGCGCACATCGGCTCCGCCGGTCACTCGCAGGGTGGCGCGGCCGCCGTCAATGCGGCGATCGATCCACGGGTGATCACCGCTGTGCCCATACAGCCGGGTCCCCTGACCGATCCGGACCTGATGGACGAGCCCGTCTTCTATCTGGCCGGGCAGCAGGACCACATCGTGTGGCCGGCGTTGGTGAAGGCGATGTACCAGGATTCCGACCACGTCCCTGCCGTCTACGGTGAGGTCCGGGGCGCCGGCCATCTCGACTCGATCGGCGACGGCGGGGACTTCCGTGCCCCGGCCACCGCCTGGTTCCGCTACTGGCTGATGGGCGACGAAGCGGCCGGCCGGATGTTCTTCGGCCCGGACTGCGGCTACTGCGCGGATGCCACCTTGTGGTCCGGCTGGAAACGGAACGCCGCGGCACTGCAGCTCTCCGGTCCGACGGCCTGA
- a CDS encoding maleylpyruvate isomerase family mycothiol-dependent enzyme — protein MRLNAVLDPFHESTERFIATVRTLSDAQIRQPSLVPPWTRGHTITHVARAGDSLCRLLAWARSVVETPQYSSMESRAAEIDAGAARPTAELVADVAAGADRFAEAVRALPEDAWQAEVRMRTGELRTPHTLVPARLRELEVHHADLAAGYGFADIPPAAAR, from the coding sequence ATGCGACTGAACGCGGTACTTGACCCTTTCCACGAGTCCACGGAACGGTTCATCGCCACCGTCAGAACGCTTTCCGACGCGCAGATCCGGCAGCCCTCCCTAGTTCCACCATGGACCCGTGGTCACACGATCACACATGTCGCGCGGGCCGGCGACAGCCTGTGCCGGCTGCTGGCATGGGCCCGCTCGGTAGTGGAGACACCGCAGTATTCGAGCATGGAGTCACGGGCCGCCGAGATCGACGCAGGTGCGGCACGCCCGACGGCGGAACTGGTCGCCGACGTCGCGGCAGGCGCCGATCGGTTCGCCGAGGCGGTGCGTGCGCTGCCCGAGGACGCTTGGCAGGCGGAGGTGCGCATGCGCACTGGCGAACTGCGCACCCCGCACACGCTGGTGCCCGCCCGGCTGCGGGAACTCGAAGTACACCACGCCGACTTGGCGGCCGGTTATGGCTTCGCCGACATACCCCCCGCCGCCGCCCGCTGA
- a CDS encoding SRPBCC family protein has protein sequence MKPVTVSIDVPQTPEQAYGFLDVMTHHERFTNHYLTDWHYSGPGRGIGSCATVTAALGGTKTDVTIEVVEADPPRRIVERNVSAAGRRLARGTYTIERLRTGGSRVSFKYTWARARSPTACWRPSSGPPCGAPTVRSCGAWPPSWIATCPLPDPEPVLVGSSVLCRTREPGRPCPHPGPDYPSRFLFMTGSTFFGSWRSKPGGMPVAPDTGPWATSKALIVCPKHYEPLGQLLAVRYTIEVGPCRAGGSAGG, from the coding sequence ATGAAGCCTGTCACCGTGTCGATCGACGTACCGCAGACGCCCGAGCAGGCTTACGGTTTCCTCGATGTCATGACTCACCACGAGCGATTCACCAACCACTACCTGACCGACTGGCACTACAGCGGCCCCGGTCGCGGCATCGGATCGTGCGCCACGGTCACAGCCGCGCTGGGCGGCACGAAGACCGACGTCACCATCGAGGTCGTCGAGGCCGACCCGCCTCGGCGCATCGTCGAACGGAACGTCAGTGCGGCCGGCCGGCGCCTGGCCCGTGGCACCTACACCATCGAACGGCTGCGAACAGGCGGAAGCCGCGTGTCGTTCAAGTACACCTGGGCACGCGCCCGCTCGCCGACTGCCTGCTGGCGCCCGTCGTCCGGGCCACCATGCGGCGCGCCAACCGTACGGTCATGCGGCGCCTGGCCGCCGAGTTGGATCGCCACGTGTCCACTGCCGGATCCTGAGCCGGTTCTTGTCGGCTCGTCTGTCCTATGCAGGACCCGAGAGCCAGGGCGTCCCTGCCCGCACCCGGGACCGGACTACCCGAGCCGGTTCCTGTTCATGACCGGATCCACTTTTTTTGGTTCTTGGCGCAGCAAGCCGGGTGGCATGCCGGTCGCTCCCGACACCGGCCCGTGGGCGACTTCCAAGGCGTTGATTGTCTGCCCGAAACACTACGAGCCGCTCGGCCAGCTGCTTGCGGTTCGGTACACGATTGAGGTCGGGCCATGCCGGGCCGGCGGTTCGGCTGGTGGGTGA
- a CDS encoding TetR/AcrR family transcriptional regulator — MNAAVDYVSAHGFADLSLRGLGAAIGVSHRMLIHYFGSKEQLLVEIVRTSEQRQLDLLSRFRLEPGLSPSDAARLLWKQLTDPRLAGQERLFFEIYGHALRGRPEAAPILEGLVNNWLEPLMAAEVAAGVDPAVARNRARLGLATVRGLLLDLLATGDRVGVDAAMEEFLRLYYDSK, encoded by the coding sequence ATGAACGCAGCCGTCGACTACGTCTCAGCACACGGCTTCGCGGACCTGAGCCTGCGCGGTCTGGGTGCCGCGATCGGTGTCAGCCACCGCATGCTGATCCACTATTTCGGTTCCAAGGAACAGCTGCTCGTCGAGATCGTCCGGACTTCGGAGCAGCGCCAGCTTGATCTGCTGTCCCGGTTCCGCCTGGAACCCGGTCTCTCGCCCTCCGATGCTGCGAGGCTCCTCTGGAAGCAGCTGACGGACCCTCGACTGGCAGGTCAGGAGCGGCTCTTCTTCGAGATCTACGGGCACGCGCTGCGGGGCCGTCCCGAAGCCGCCCCGATCCTCGAAGGGCTCGTGAACAACTGGCTCGAGCCACTCATGGCCGCCGAGGTCGCCGCAGGTGTGGACCCTGCCGTGGCCCGGAACCGCGCCAGGCTGGGACTCGCCACCGTCCGCGGCCTGCTGCTCGACCTGCTCGCCACCGGTGACCGCGTCGGTGTCGACGCGGCCATGGAGGAGTTTCTCCGGCTGTACTACGACTCGAAGTGA
- a CDS encoding carboxymuconolactone decarboxylase family protein has protein sequence MENRLKNKNTNNRDVWAAVGHLQKAIAAGGVDPKLLALVHLRVSQINSCSACVYASVAGAKKAGETDERLHNVVAWREAPFYTDAERAALELAEAATQLQDGAEGVTDEIWAKADAHFTEQEIGAINLEIALTNFFNRINRTIKEPAGQTWG, from the coding sequence ATGGAGAACCGGCTCAAGAACAAGAACACGAACAACCGCGACGTGTGGGCCGCGGTCGGGCATCTGCAGAAGGCGATCGCGGCCGGAGGCGTCGACCCGAAGCTGCTCGCGCTGGTCCACCTGCGCGTCAGTCAGATCAACAGCTGCTCGGCGTGCGTGTACGCGAGTGTCGCCGGGGCGAAGAAGGCCGGCGAGACCGACGAGCGGCTGCACAATGTGGTGGCGTGGCGGGAGGCGCCGTTCTACACCGATGCGGAGCGCGCGGCGCTGGAGCTGGCGGAGGCCGCCACCCAGCTGCAGGACGGTGCGGAAGGAGTCACCGACGAGATCTGGGCAAAGGCCGACGCCCATTTCACCGAGCAGGAGATCGGAGCGATCAACCTGGAGATCGCGCTGACCAACTTCTTCAACCGGATCAACCGCACCATCAAGGAACCGGCCGGCCAGACCTGGGGCTGA
- a CDS encoding sigma-70 family RNA polymerase sigma factor, with the protein MPDAHPTDPVSEAFESHRDRLRGVAYRVLGSHADAEHVVQEAWLRLSRQDTGTIENLGGRLTTVVGRISLDVLRSGRTRPEVALDDQLPEFTVTLDDAPAPEDLVALGDSVGLALLTVLDSLRPDERLAFVLHDVFAVPHGEIGTILGKSTDATKMLTSRARRKIRKVRDFQQLAGTGRQQREVVQAFLAAARHGQFEQLLQVLHPEVKFTIHTPDGRFVTLGATEVATRARVAGGTARGHAATVNGRPGVITWSEEGTPVSLLAFIVADGRITEITAVIDPARLALMNLPDPVWLPAGDRRSSSMWPMPGQTPQGG; encoded by the coding sequence ATGCCCGACGCCCATCCCACGGATCCGGTCTCCGAGGCCTTCGAGTCCCACCGCGACCGGCTTCGAGGCGTCGCCTACCGCGTGCTCGGATCACACGCCGACGCGGAGCACGTGGTCCAGGAGGCATGGCTGCGTCTCTCCCGCCAGGACACCGGCACCATCGAGAACCTCGGCGGCCGGCTGACCACCGTGGTCGGCCGCATCAGCCTCGATGTCCTGCGATCGGGCCGGACCCGCCCTGAAGTCGCCCTCGACGACCAGCTGCCCGAATTCACCGTGACCCTCGACGACGCTCCTGCTCCGGAAGACCTCGTGGCGCTCGGGGACTCCGTCGGCCTCGCGCTCCTCACGGTCCTGGACTCGCTGCGCCCGGACGAACGGCTGGCGTTCGTGCTGCACGACGTGTTCGCCGTGCCCCACGGAGAGATAGGCACAATTCTCGGCAAGTCCACCGACGCGACCAAAATGCTCACCAGCCGCGCCCGCAGGAAAATCAGGAAAGTACGAGACTTCCAGCAGCTGGCAGGCACCGGACGACAGCAACGCGAGGTGGTTCAAGCCTTCCTGGCTGCGGCCCGCCACGGTCAGTTCGAGCAACTGCTACAGGTTCTCCACCCCGAAGTGAAGTTCACCATTCACACCCCGGATGGACGGTTCGTCACGCTCGGAGCCACCGAAGTCGCCACCCGCGCGCGAGTGGCAGGCGGCACAGCCCGAGGACATGCGGCGACCGTCAACGGCCGCCCCGGTGTCATCACCTGGAGCGAAGAGGGCACCCCGGTCTCCCTCCTCGCCTTCATCGTCGCCGACGGCCGCATCACCGAGATCACCGCTGTGATCGATCCGGCCCGACTCGCCCTCATGAATCTGCCGGACCCGGTGTGGCTCCCTGCCGGAGACCGCCGCTCGTCCTCAATGTGGCCCATGCCGGGCCAGACCCCGCAGGGAGGGTGA
- a CDS encoding IS701 family transposase yields MLSGELAAVRCDLEDFAAEMFEPFARADQRRWGGVYLRGLLLDGGRKSVEPMAARLGEDGNRQALAHFITSSPWDAAHVRARLAWRMQPVVKPTALIIDDTGFLKDGDASACVTRQYTGTAGKVTNCQAGVSLHLASNGASAAVNWRLFLPGSWDPASPKADQAKVARRGKCAIPAQVGHVEKWQLALDMIDETRSWGIEVPQVIADGGYGDTAAFRLGLEERGLDYVVGISTPTTAQPEDAQPSAPACTGRGRRPVPAYPEPARRVKSLVIAAGKSSARPVQWREGSRPGSGRSGHKRMYSRFVALRIRPAGREIRKATAATELPVRWLLAEWPADQDEPVQFWLSNLPATTPLPVLVRTAKLRWRIENDYREMKQALGLAHFEGRTWPGWHHHVTLVSVAHAFCTLQRLSRSPKETASA; encoded by the coding sequence GTGCTGAGTGGGGAGTTGGCTGCGGTCCGGTGTGATCTGGAGGACTTCGCGGCGGAGATGTTCGAGCCGTTCGCGCGAGCGGATCAGCGTCGGTGGGGTGGGGTCTATCTGCGGGGCCTGCTGCTGGACGGCGGGCGCAAGTCGGTGGAACCGATGGCCGCCCGCCTGGGCGAAGACGGGAACCGGCAGGCGCTGGCCCACTTCATCACCTCCAGCCCGTGGGATGCGGCGCATGTGCGGGCCCGTCTGGCCTGGCGTATGCAGCCGGTCGTCAAGCCCACCGCGTTGATCATCGATGACACCGGGTTCCTCAAGGACGGGGATGCGTCGGCGTGTGTGACCCGGCAGTACACCGGCACTGCGGGCAAGGTCACCAACTGCCAGGCCGGGGTGTCGCTGCACCTGGCTTCCAACGGCGCCTCGGCGGCGGTGAACTGGCGTCTGTTCCTGCCCGGGAGCTGGGATCCCGCCTCGCCGAAGGCCGATCAGGCCAAAGTGGCCCGCCGTGGCAAGTGCGCCATCCCTGCCCAGGTGGGCCATGTCGAGAAGTGGCAGCTGGCCCTCGACATGATCGACGAGACGCGGTCCTGGGGCATCGAGGTGCCCCAGGTCATCGCCGACGGCGGCTATGGTGACACCGCCGCCTTCCGGCTCGGCCTGGAAGAACGCGGTCTCGATTACGTGGTGGGCATCTCGACCCCGACCACCGCACAGCCCGAGGACGCACAGCCGTCTGCCCCGGCCTGCACAGGCCGGGGCAGACGGCCGGTTCCTGCCTACCCCGAGCCGGCCCGGAGGGTGAAGAGCCTGGTCATCGCGGCCGGAAAGTCTTCCGCGCGGCCGGTGCAGTGGAGGGAGGGATCACGGCCGGGCAGTGGCCGCAGCGGGCACAAACGCATGTACTCGCGCTTCGTGGCCCTGCGGATCCGGCCCGCCGGACGCGAGATCCGCAAGGCCACGGCCGCCACCGAGCTTCCGGTCCGCTGGTTGCTGGCCGAATGGCCCGCCGACCAGGACGAGCCCGTGCAGTTCTGGCTCTCCAACCTGCCCGCAACCACCCCGTTGCCCGTCCTCGTGCGCACCGCGAAGCTCCGCTGGCGCATCGAGAACGACTACCGCGAGATGAAACAGGCCCTGGGCCTGGCCCACTTCGAAGGCCGAACCTGGCCAGGCTGGCACCACCACGTCACCCTCGTCTCGGTCGCCCACGCCTTCTGCACCCTGCAGCGACTGAGCCGATCCCCAAAAGAGACGGCGTCGGCCTGA
- a CDS encoding 5-carboxymethyl-2-hydroxymuconate Delta-isomerase: MPQITVDYSGLLDAAFDRPAFALALHPIVVDTVDARLEACKTRFRRVEDFTVGTETEGHAVLHVEIGLLHGRTDATKVRLASAVLALVAAQVKPVDGVTLHPSVEIPNLDASYRKS, translated from the coding sequence ATGCCGCAGATCACCGTCGACTATTCCGGCCTGCTCGACGCGGCCTTCGACCGTCCGGCCTTCGCGCTCGCCCTGCACCCGATCGTCGTCGATACCGTTGACGCCCGCCTGGAGGCTTGCAAGACCCGCTTCCGTCGGGTCGAGGACTTCACCGTCGGCACCGAGACCGAGGGGCACGCCGTCCTGCACGTGGAGATCGGCCTGCTCCACGGCCGCACCGACGCGACCAAGGTCCGCCTCGCGTCCGCCGTGCTCGCCCTGGTCGCCGCCCAGGTCAAGCCAGTCGATGGCGTCACTCTGCACCCCTCCGTCGAAATCCCCAACCTGGACGCGTCCTACCGAAAGAGCTGA